Proteins from a single region of Blastocatellia bacterium:
- a CDS encoding OmpH family outer membrane protein — translation MKQMHYSFLAALPILALAWWHTQQTASPAATQPSIPMAKVAIIDSNEFTADKGIQQVLQQLRILDEKYKPQTDELQKMQREIEALQEEIRTKSANWTVEVQRRKQEDLEDKQLKFKRRSEDTQRAYQKERLRVTAPISERVRTHLQQYAIKRGITILIDIAPLEQSGAVPYYDQAVDITQDFINDYNRTYPAAAAAPK, via the coding sequence ATGAAACAGATGCATTATTCTTTTCTAGCCGCGTTACCGATTCTGGCGCTAGCGTGGTGGCATACTCAGCAAACGGCTTCGCCTGCCGCCACACAACCGAGCATCCCGATGGCCAAAGTAGCTATCATTGATAGCAACGAATTCACGGCTGACAAGGGGATTCAACAGGTCCTTCAACAACTCAGGATACTCGACGAAAAGTACAAACCTCAAACGGATGAGCTGCAAAAAATGCAACGAGAGATCGAAGCGTTGCAGGAAGAAATCCGCACAAAATCGGCCAACTGGACGGTTGAAGTACAACGCCGCAAGCAGGAGGACTTGGAAGACAAGCAACTGAAATTCAAACGTCGCAGTGAAGACACGCAACGCGCCTACCAAAAAGAACGGCTTCGTGTGACAGCGCCCATTAGCGAGCGGGTGCGCACTCACTTGCAACAGTACGCCATCAAGCGCGGGATTACAATCCTCATTGACATCGCCCCGCTGGAGCAATCCGGCGCTGTTCCCTACTATGATCAAGCTGTAGACATCACGCAAGACTTCATCAATGATTACAACAGAACCTATCCGGCGGCGGCAGCGGCTCCAAAGTAA